The Methanococcoides methylutens MM1 genome has a window encoding:
- the ribB gene encoding 3,4-dihydroxy-2-butanone-4-phosphate synthase, whose translation MSSNENYTDNINKALKAAQKGEMFFIFDSDSREGETDFVIAAGAVTPDDVRWMRRDGGGLICVALDSESSEKLGLPFISDILRDEVENYPALGTTVERGGDLAYDSRSSFSIWVNHRRTRTGIPDNDRALTINELSNITEKVLDGENVDFGSEFRTPGHVALLRAADKLVHERRGQTELSIAIAKMADVTPAMVVCEMLDDASGKALSKEDAMEYARLHDLVFLEGQEIVDAYEQWEQA comes from the coding sequence ATGAGTTCCAATGAAAATTACACTGATAACATCAATAAGGCATTGAAGGCCGCACAGAAAGGCGAGATGTTCTTCATCTTCGATTCCGACAGCCGTGAAGGAGAGACCGATTTCGTGATCGCTGCAGGAGCAGTCACTCCCGACGATGTGCGCTGGATGCGCAGGGACGGCGGTGGATTGATCTGTGTTGCTCTTGATAGCGAATCTTCCGAAAAGCTCGGTCTTCCATTCATTTCCGATATCCTCCGTGACGAGGTCGAAAACTACCCTGCACTTGGAACCACCGTTGAGAGAGGTGGAGACCTTGCATACGACAGCCGCTCCTCATTCTCTATCTGGGTGAACCACAGGAGGACCAGAACAGGTATTCCTGACAATGACAGGGCACTGACAATAAACGAGCTCTCCAATATCACCGAAAAGGTCCTCGATGGCGAGAATGTGGACTTCGGTTCAGAGTTCCGTACACCGGGACACGTTGCACTTTTGCGTGCAGCTGACAAATTAGTGCACGAGCGCAGGGGACAGACCGAACTCTCAATTGCGATCGCGAAGATGGCTGATGTCACACCTGCAATGGTGGTCTGTGAGATGCTTGACGATGCCAGCGGCAAGGCCCTCTCCAAAGAAGATGCAATGGAATATGCCCGTCTGCATGACCTCGTGTTCCTTGAAGGACAGGAGATCGTGGACGCATATGAGCAGTGGGAGCAAGCTTAA
- a CDS encoding winged helix-turn-helix domain-containing protein/riboflavin kinase, with protein MHRINSLKHLALLGALKRPVKISSSEFTKYTSTSSKTAARTLKQLEEEGLIKRNIIPEGQMISITDEGRTWLEREYSDYKHIFCGDEKKVELYGNVITGLGEGQYYIAQEGYRSQFEEKLDFVPYPGTLNVRLTDHSADVQKNTGRKDMIQISGFTNGQRTFGSCNCYFVEIEGIRAAVVTPERSHYPHDLLEIIAPVHLRETLKLKDGDEVKITIEDRSACE; from the coding sequence ATGCATCGCATAAATTCTTTGAAACACCTTGCCCTTCTGGGTGCACTCAAAAGACCTGTCAAGATCTCGTCCAGCGAGTTCACCAAATATACTTCCACCAGCTCCAAGACAGCTGCAAGAACATTAAAACAGCTGGAAGAAGAAGGCCTGATCAAACGCAACATCATTCCTGAAGGCCAGATGATCTCCATTACGGATGAGGGTCGTACCTGGCTTGAGAGGGAGTACAGCGATTATAAGCACATTTTCTGTGGAGATGAAAAGAAGGTGGAGCTTTACGGTAATGTGATAACAGGGCTTGGCGAAGGCCAGTACTACATCGCTCAGGAAGGCTACCGCTCCCAGTTCGAGGAAAAGCTTGATTTCGTACCTTATCCGGGCACCCTGAATGTGAGACTTACCGATCATAGTGCAGATGTACAGAAAAACACCGGTCGGAAAGATATGATCCAGATATCCGGTTTTACCAACGGTCAGCGTACCTTTGGAAGCTGCAACTGCTACTTTGTGGAGATCGAAGGTATTCGCGCTGCAGTGGTGACACCTGAGCGTTCCCATTATCCCCATGATCTGCTTGAGATCATAGCCCCGGTCCATCTCAGGGAGACCCTGAAGCTCAAGGACGGGGATGAAGTAAAGATTACAATAGAAGACCGAAGCGCATGTGAGTGA
- a CDS encoding ion transporter translates to MVYRWCREGENRPDTDGWRLSLYKLIFEADSPYGKYFDVALIATIVLSVFVVMLDSVHSIKNIHHETLYLAELIFTALFTIEYFLRMSCVKSKTRYATSFFGIIDLLAIIPTYLSMLLPGSQYLLIIRILRLLRIFRVLKLVQYLSEAEILVQALKDSSKKITVFTFTVLNLVIILGSMMYVIEGEQNGFTSIPRSIFWAITTLTTVGYGDLVPVTPLGQAMASVVMLLGYSIIAVPTGIVTHSIINRSMTAMPVEIAEETKDVALNIVCNNCGLQGHDTDAYYCKYCGAKL, encoded by the coding sequence ATGGTATACAGATGGTGCAGAGAGGGGGAAAACAGGCCGGATACCGATGGCTGGCGTCTCAGCCTGTACAAACTGATCTTTGAGGCCGATTCACCCTATGGGAAATACTTCGACGTAGCCCTGATAGCCACCATCGTCCTGAGTGTCTTTGTAGTGATGCTTGACAGCGTCCATTCCATCAAAAATATTCACCATGAAACACTCTACCTGGCAGAACTCATATTCACCGCCCTTTTTACCATTGAATATTTCCTGAGGATGAGTTGTGTCAAAAGCAAAACACGCTACGCTACCAGTTTTTTTGGTATCATAGACCTCCTTGCGATCATCCCGACATACCTCAGCATGCTCCTTCCGGGAAGCCAGTACCTCCTGATAATAAGAATATTGAGACTATTAAGAATATTCAGGGTTCTGAAGCTTGTCCAGTACCTTTCAGAAGCTGAAATACTGGTACAGGCCCTTAAGGATAGTAGCAAAAAGATAACAGTCTTCACATTTACTGTCCTGAACCTCGTGATCATACTGGGCTCCATGATGTATGTCATCGAAGGAGAACAAAACGGATTTACAAGCATCCCGCGAAGTATCTTCTGGGCCATAACAACCCTGACAACTGTAGGATACGGTGACCTTGTACCCGTTACACCACTGGGACAGGCTATGGCATCCGTTGTAATGTTGCTTGGTTATTCGATCATAGCAGTTCCCACAGGGATAGTCACCCATTCGATCATAAACCGTAGCATGACCGCCATGCCCGTAGAGATCGCGGAAGAAACAAAGGATGTTGCATTGAACATTGTGTGCAACAACTGTGGCCTGCAGGGCCATGACACTGATGCTTACTACTGCAAATACTGCGGAGCAAAGCTTTGA